One bacterium genomic region harbors:
- a CDS encoding aldo/keto reductase, producing the protein MARRPLGRTGENLSIIGFGGIVVMDETPEHAAEVVREVWEAGVNYYDVAPTYGDAELKLGPALEPYRKKAFLACKTVERSAEKSMQELEASLGHLRTDWVDLYQLHAVTSKEDVETIFGPGGAMETFVKAREQGKVRFLGFSAHSVEAALAAMDRFDFDTVLFPLNFATWFKGDFGPQVVEKAHSKGMGILALKAGARGKVAEGEKKPFEKCWYEPLTDPEQINKSFHFTLSLPVTACLPPGEEQLWRLALAAGRSFMPVARQERQDLKTASEAVDPLFEYPAWES; encoded by the coding sequence CTGGCCCGCCGTCCCCTGGGGCGCACCGGCGAGAACCTTTCGATCATCGGGTTCGGCGGCATTGTGGTGATGGACGAGACCCCGGAGCACGCCGCCGAGGTGGTGCGCGAGGTCTGGGAGGCCGGGGTGAACTATTACGATGTCGCCCCGACCTACGGCGATGCCGAACTCAAGCTGGGCCCGGCCCTGGAGCCCTACCGCAAGAAAGCTTTCCTGGCCTGCAAGACTGTGGAGCGGAGCGCCGAAAAGAGCATGCAAGAGCTGGAGGCCTCGCTCGGCCACCTGCGCACGGACTGGGTCGACCTGTACCAGTTGCACGCGGTCACCTCCAAGGAGGATGTCGAGACCATTTTCGGGCCCGGCGGCGCGATGGAGACTTTTGTCAAGGCCCGCGAGCAGGGCAAGGTGCGTTTCCTCGGCTTCTCGGCCCACTCGGTGGAGGCGGCCCTGGCCGCCATGGACCGTTTCGATTTCGACACGGTGCTGTTCCCGCTCAATTTCGCCACCTGGTTCAAGGGCGATTTCGGCCCCCAGGTGGTGGAGAAAGCGCACTCCAAGGGCATGGGGATCCTGGCCCTGAAGGCCGGGGCGCGCGGCAAGGTGGCCGAGGGGGAGAAAAAGCCGTTCGAGAAATGCTGGTACGAGCCGCTGACCGACCCGGAGCAGATCAACAAAAGCTTCCATTTCACCCTCTCGCTGCCGGTGACCGCCTGCCTGCCGCCGGGCGAGGAGCAGCTCTGGCGCCTGGCCCTGGCGGCCGGGCGGAGTTTCATGCCGGTGGCGCGCCAGGAGCGCCAGGACCTCAAGACCGCCTCCGAGGCCGTGGACCCGCTGTTCGAGTACCCGGCCTGGGAATCCTGA